A stretch of the Fusarium musae strain F31 chromosome 2, whole genome shotgun sequence genome encodes the following:
- a CDS encoding hypothetical protein (EggNog:ENOG41), with translation MRLVIREGPQEASQYISDYIINRIRAFNPTSEKPFVLGLPTGSSPLHIYNDLIKAYKASKISFQHVVTFNMDEYVGLPREHPESYYSFMHHNLFKHIDIQPENIHLLNGNAPDLFAECSAYEDKIKSFGGIELFLGGIGTDGHIAFNEPGSSLVSRTRIKSLAYETRIANARFFDNDIEAVPDMALTVGVQTVMDAREVVIIATGASKAIAIQQAVEGGVSHLCTLSCLQLHPKSMVVVDRDATLELKVKTVNYFYGVEKTIRQREVSGHLPPSPTLTADGDEDGDLKPDNMASRIAPTMRVRSVTFPVGM, from the exons ATGCGTCTCGTAATCCGCGAAGGCCCCCAAGAGGCATCTCAATACATCTCTGACTACATCATCA ATCGTATTCGTGCTTTCAATCCTACATCCGAAAAGCCATTCGTCCTCGGCCTACCAACCGGAAGCAGTCCTCTTCATATATACAATGACTTGATCAAAGCATACAAGGCCTCCAAGATATCCTTCCAACATGTCGTAACATTTAATATGGACGAATACGTCGGTCTACCCCGCGAACATCCCGAGTCATACTACTCTTTCATGCACCACAATCTCTTCAAACACATCGACATCCAACCAGAGAATATCCACCTGCTCAATGGGAATGCCCCTGACCTCTTCGCTGAGTGTTCAGCTTATGAAGATAAGATCAAGTCATTTGGTGGCATTGAGCTTTTCCTTGGGGGTATAGGAACAGACGGCCATATTGCTTTTAATGAGCCAGGTTCCAGTCTTGTCAGCCGAACACGAATCAAGTCTCTGGCATATGAAACCCGGATTGCAAATGCGAGGTTCTTTGACAATGATATCGAGGCTGTTCCTGACATGGCCTTGACTGTTGGAGTGCAAACTGTTATGGATGCACGAGAAGTCGTCATCATTGCCACGGGTGCATCGAAAGCCATTGCTATTCAGCAAGCAGTTGAGGGTGGAGTCAGTCACCTCTGCACACTCTCGTGCCTTCAATTACATCCAAAGAGCATGGTGGTAGTGGACAGAGACGCTACCCTCGAGTTGAAGGTGAAGACGGTGAAC tatttttacGGAGTCGAGAAGACTATCAGACAGAGGGAGGTCTCGGGCCACCTGCCTCCATCACCCACATTAACAGCTGATggggatgaagatggtgacCTGAAGCCTGATAACATGGCATCACGTATAGCTCCCACAATGAGGGTACGGTCTGTGACGTTCCCAGTTGGAATGTGA
- a CDS encoding hypothetical protein (EggNog:ENOG41), with protein MAFGEDSRPLDRDAPDEASALKARKACSGCQVNCRKQKMKCVLQGSSEACRRCRRAGLPCVFVPRANAAQLPSLSGTLDLDFKNNVLSRLKVVEERLSIVADSEMDFGAVGMFSGVSEQSPEPTPDGPLWSAIVLLQRCSPGVPSSIWQRDTIESLWSSFHDRMPGLHFMPDKQTFSTPQPILLASILYCSSSRGPPDVLEIAPQFFTVLCNAIAQLSIPSSEIGTPRESTVSQEEWAFQTVLGIVLAGLLTEGNIKETGNWIAIGYRLMLDYCPAHVDDTSREWRKLFSGIQIVDLEHSSIYLSCPVIPIEAPLPILRMSPLDQLYKLSRMMHTGLSHFTGRRLPTIWSCFQESSLSYHGSATSFTAIDGILIKDWAKQLDDWLQEFKGKMTEPDDQSSKLVLRQYVLHRLLVLSIYHPARSGNLWAHSITSNEQEELLLSARATLKLHQHDDSIWANWDLIMITWAALIVLQGLQGGVGEIDDMRNIRLHLDILKQKNEPKPSLCDKLIARLEDSLQDISTPDFTYVQPGHPTVMDPTFDYSWQLFDQVNLQQIQFPG; from the exons ATGGCATTCGGCGAAGATTCCCGTCCTCTCGACCGCGACGCCCCAGATGAGGCTTCAGCACTCAAGGCCCGCAAGGCTTGCAGTGG CTGCCAAGTCAACTGCCGAAAGCAGAAGATGAAATGCGTCCTCCAGGGTAGCAGTGAAGCGTGCCGTCGATGTCGCCGAGCAGGACTCCCTTGTGTGTTTGTCCCTAGAGCGAATGCAGCTCAGTTGCCCTCGCTGTCAGGGACTCTGGATCTAGATTTCAAGAACAACGTGCTATCTAGGTTaaaggttgttgaggagaggCTATCCATTGTGGCCGATAGTGAAATGGACTTTGGTGCTGTGGGAATGTTCTCTGGAGTTTCGGAGCAGTCACCAGAACCAACACCCGATGGACCACTCTGGAGTGCGATTGTACTCTTACAAAGGTGTTCCCCAGGCGTGCCATCGTCAATTTGGCAACGTGATACTATTGAGTCGCTCTGGTCCTC CTTTCATGACAGGATGCCAGGGCTACACTTTATGCCCGACAAGCAAACATTTTCAACGCCTCAACCGATCCTACTTGCATCCATTCTCTATTGTTCAAGCAGCCGCGGACCACCAGACGTGTTAGAAATTGCACCCCAATTCTTCACTGTTTTATGTAACGCCATCGCTCAACTGAGCATCCCCAGCAGTGAAATCGGAACACCCCGAGAGTCAACTGTCTCCCAGGAGGAGTGGGCTTTCCAGACTGTCCTTGGTATAGTCCTTGCTGGTTTGCTGACAGAAGGCAATATAAAGGAAACTGGCAACTGGATTGCCATTGGTTACCGACTGATGCTGGACTATTGCCCTGCCCATGTTGATGATACGTCAAGAGAATGGCGTAAGCTGTTCAGCGGTATTCAGATCGTTGATTTGGAGCACTCATCGATTTATTTGTCGTGCCCAGTGATTCCCATTGAAGCACCACTGCCAATCCTACGCATGTCACCCCTCGATCAGTTATACAAGCTTTCCAGGATGATGCATACAGGGTTGAGTCACTTTACTGGGCGAAGATTACCAACCATCTGGTCCTGCTTCCAGGAATCCAGCCTGAGCTACCATGGTTCAGCCACAAGCTTCACTGCCATTGATGGTATCCTTATTAAAGATTGGGCCAAGCAACTAGATGACTGGCTTCAGGAGTTCAAGGGGAAGATGACAGAGCCTGATGACCAAAGCAGCAAGTTGGTTCTCCGCCAGTATGTTCTGCATCGACTACTCGTGCTGTCGATCTACCATCCTGCTCGAAGTGGCAATCTTTGGGCACATAGCATAACGTCAAATGAGCAGGAAGAGCTACTCCTGTCAGCGAGGGCGACACTAAAGCTTCATCAGCATGATGACTCCATCTGGGCGAACTGGGACTTGATAATGATAACCTGGGCGGCCTTGATAGTTCTGCAAGGACTACAAGGGGGAGTTGGAGAGATAGACG ACATGAGAAATATCAGGTTGCACCTTGATATTCTAAAGCAAAAGAACGAACCCAAGCCAAGTCTTTGCGATAAGCTTATCGCACGACTAGAGGATAGCCTCCAAGATATCAGCACGCCAGACTTCACATATGTGCAACCAGGACATCCTACAGTGATGGACCCCACGTTTGATTACTCGTGGCAATTGTTTGATCAAGTAAATTTGCAGCAGATACAATTTCCCGGATAA